Within uncultured Fretibacterium sp., the genomic segment GCATCAGGATCTCGGGCCGCTCGAGGATCCAGACGGAGATGCCGACCCACAGGGCGTACCGGACGAGCAGCGCCAGGACGGCATCCAGCGTGACCCCGCCGCTCAGGAGAAGGTCTTTGCAGCCGAGGGCAAAGGCGATCAGCGAGGAGAACCACAGGATCTTCATCGTGTACTCCGCCGCCTTCTTCATCCAGTCCCGGGTCGCCATCCCGATCTCCGAGAACAGCTCGATCAGGGCCTCGTCCGCCACGGACGCCAGAGCAGGAGTGGCGAAGAGCACGATGAAAAGAATCCCGGCCGCCACCCCGGCGATACGTAAAGTCCTCATGCCGCCTCTAAAAGAGGTCCGCCAGGCTCTCGAAGGCGGGGCCTTTGACATCGGAAGGAGAAGCAGGCTTGAAAAAAGCCTCCAGGCGTTTCTGCCGGGCGTCCTCCTTCGCCCGCTCGGCTTCCAGAGCTACCCCGGCCATCTGCGCCTGCATCATCGTCATCTGCCGCAGCCGCATCAGCTCCTCTCCAAGGAAACCCAGAAGCTGGTTCCCCGCCTGCTCGATCTGGTTGCGCCCCCTGGCGCTTCTGGCGATGTCCTGGATCTGCTCCAGGGTCTTCGTGTCGTCCTGGAACTGGTCCCAGGCGACATGGATCCCCTTCAGCGTGGAGCGCACCGTCTCCATCTGAGTCTCCGCTATCGAGCGGCTCTCCTCCGCGAAGTCCCGGTTGCTGGCCATCGCCATGTCGCCGTAGCTCTTGAACCGCCTCTTGAGCTCCTCGTCGAGGTTCGCGACCGTGTAGGTGAGCCCCTTGGTCTTGTCCAGAATGCCCTTGACCCTTCTGTAGATTCCCGTCACCTTCGAATAGATCTGCATCGGCCCCTGAAGCATGTTGTCGATGTCGGCCAGGCTCAGGACGTTGTCCAGCGTTCGGAGCTGGTCCTCCAGAAACTTTATCTGTTCCTGGGCCTTCTCTATCGCCTTGACCAGCTCGGCGTTGTTCAGCTGCTGCGTGAACTCGGTGGCCCCTCCGCTCAGCCCGCCTCCCGCCATCGCGAACGTCGTGCAGCCGTAGGCGGTCAGGAGCAGCATCGCAAAAATTCTGATCCTCCTCATCGTTTCTTCTCCCTCCGTTTCGCTTTCCTCAGATACGCGATGTCCTCAAGCCTCAATTCCGTGTACCCGTCGTCCCGAAGGGTCCTCAGGGCGTTCTCCGGCCCCTCCAGGTCGACGAGCGTACGGACCTTTCTCCTGAACCCGACCGGCAGCGGAAGCCGGGCCACGGGACGGCCATGAACCAGGCTCACCTCCCTGGGGACGGCCAGCTTCTCCACGTCCGCAAGTTCGATGGCGCGATACTCCTTCCTCGAATCGTGCAGGTACCGCAGGATGTACCGTGCCGAGCGCCCCGTGCGGAACATCGTCCGCACGGCCGCCTTCAGTTTCCCCTCGATGCGGAACCGGCTATCCTTCATGGGACCGACGTGCCTCCTCCCTCTCCTCCCGTTCGCGGTACCGCTCCTCCCAGAGGATTCCCGCGGACTCCTGTCCCCGTGCCCGGAGCCAGTATCCGGGCCAGAGCTTTCCGTGCTCCGCCTGCAGGGCGCGTATGGCCTTCAGGTCGTCCTTGCCCGTGGCTCCGACGAAGGACAGGGCCACGTCCCGGAGCCCGAGGTCGAACAGCCGGTAGTTCCTCGAATTCGGCGCCGCATAGTAGTAGTGCCGCTTCATCACCGCCGAGGCGATGAGGTCGACCTGCTTGGCGTTCAGCCCCAGGTACCCCATGTACAGCGCCCTCATGTCCTCGTTCCGCGCGCCGGGGTTGGGCAGGAGGATGCGGGTGAAGCAGGAGTCCAGGATGGTCTGCCTTATGGGGGAATCGACGATATGGCTCAGGTTCTGCGTGGCCATCACGACGGCGGCGTTCTTCTTCCTCAGCGTCAGGAGCCATTCCTGGATCTTCGCCTGGAACATCTCGTGCGAGAGCGCGGTCCAGGCCTCGTCGATGACGATCAGGGTCGGGGGGTTGTATCTGCCCTCCACCGTAGCGTCCAGCCGCTTCTCGATCTCGCGGAACAGGAAGAGGAAGATCGGCATGACCAGCTTCTTGTCCAGGTTCCAGACCCGGTCCAGCTCGAAGACCGTAAAGTTCCGATATCGGACGTCGTTGCTCTCCCCATCCAGAAGCAGCCCGCCGGGCCGGTCGCCCGTGTAGTATTGCAGCAGCCTGCGGAGCCCGGAGTCCTGCACGGTCCCGCAGAAGTGCGTCAGGGTCCTCTCGGAGGGGGCCTTCGTCGTGTCCGCCAGGTTGACGAGCGCCGCGTGGATCAGCTCCCGCTGCGCCGGGCTCGGGGGCGAGTCCTGCGAGAGCACGACGGCCGCCTCCAGCCACTCCTGGGCGGCCTGACGCTCCGACGGCGTATCCAGGGACGCCAGCGGGCAGAAACGCAGGCCGTCCCCGTCCGCGCCGATGTCGTAGTGCGCAGCGTCCAGGCAGGAGGAGACGAGGGGGAACATCGAATACCCCTTGTCGAATGCGAAGATTCGGGCGTCCCGGTATCGTTCGAACTGCGAGGCGATGAGGGCCAGCAGGGTCGACTTCCCCGAGCCCGTCGGCCCCAGGACCAGGGTGTGCCCGACATCGCCGTCGTGGAGGTTCAGCCTGAAGGGGGTAGAGCCGATGGTGGCCGCCTGCAGAAGCGCGGGGCTCCGGGGTGGGAAATGTGCGGAGGGGCAGTACGGCTCGCCCGTCCAGTCCGTCGTCGACTCCATGATGTCGGAGAAGTTCAGGGTACTGATCATGGGACGGCGGACGTTCTCGTAGCCGTTGCCCGGCAGGGACCCCAGAAACGCCTCCATGCCGTTGCGGTTCTCGGCCCTTGCCGAGAATCCCCGGAACTCGCAGGCTTTTATGGCCTCCCGGGCGTGCGCATGCACCGTCTCCGAGTCCGGGCCGCGCACGAGGATCACGGAGGTGTGGTGCCCGTAGGCTAGGATGCCGGAATCCAGGGGCTGCGCCGCCTCGTCGATGTCGTTCACCATCGAGGCGGCGTCCAGGTTCACCGGCGCATTGGTCACGTTGAAGACCTGAGCGACGAACCCCTTGATCTTCTGCATCCAGCGCTTCCGCAGCCTCGACAGAGTACCGCTCGCGTCGTTGTGGTCCGTGAAGATGAAGCGGTTGCTCCAGCGCAGCTCGAAGGGCAGCAGCGCCAGGGCGTGAAGGATCCCGGGAAAGCTGCCCTGGGGGTACTCCATCACGGACACGGGAAGCACGTATTGGTTGTCGTAGACGAGCGGGCTGCCGACAAGCATGTCCCTGGCCAGCATGGTGTCCAGGTAGGTCGGAGCGGGCAACGGCACGCGCACCGGATGCCATCGCCCGTTCACGATGGTGTTCAGGGCCTGGAGCAGCTCCGAGACCGGGACGATCTCCCCGTCCATCGTCTCCGGAGCCAGTCCCATTCTTGCGAGCCGGATCTGCTTGCTCGCGGTCAGGACGTTCTCGAACTCGGCGAGCTTGTCCTCGAAAGCCTCCAGGTTTTTGTCGAATACCCGCTCCTGCTCCTCGTCGCTCTCGCCCAGGACGAAGTTCAGAGCCTTGCGGAGCTTCCCGGAGCGCTCCAGGAGCGGCGGCAGGTAGGTGAAGAAGATCGCCAGGCGGGTCTCGAAATGCCCGCCCTCCGCCTGATGGTACGCGTACCGCTCCAGGTCGATCAGCAGGTTCGTCGGTTCCTCGAAGTCCCCCTCGGGGTAGCCGCCCGCCGCCTTGCGCAGCATCTCCACGTGGACCATCCAGCCCTTCCCGAAACGCAGGAAAGCCCGGCCGATATAGGCGGAAAGAGCTTCCATCTCCTCTTTGGTGGCGGACTCCAGGTCCGGCCCCGTGTACCGGAACCCCGCCAGCAGAGCGCCGTTCTTGAGCTCGACGACGCTCTCGGTCACAAGCGTGCGATAGGGCAGGTACTCGGAAAATCCCAGTTCCTGCCGGGTCTTCATGGCATGTACGACGCTCATCGTTCACCTCTCGAAAACGCCGGGAGGGCGTCGCCCTCCCGGCACTACCATCGTTTCGCCGTCGGGATGTCATGGCATCCCACCGTGCTGCACGCCGGATACTCGGCCCGGTACCGGAAGTTGCGCCGAAAGATGTCCGACATGCAGGGGTCCTTCTTCGCCATGTGCACCAGGAGCTCACGACCGGCGAAAAAGA encodes:
- the trbJ gene encoding P-type conjugative transfer protein TrbJ, with translation MRRIRIFAMLLLTAYGCTTFAMAGGGLSGGATEFTQQLNNAELVKAIEKAQEQIKFLEDQLRTLDNVLSLADIDNMLQGPMQIYSKVTGIYRRVKGILDKTKGLTYTVANLDEELKRRFKSYGDMAMASNRDFAEESRSIAETQMETVRSTLKGIHVAWDQFQDDTKTLEQIQDIARSARGRNQIEQAGNQLLGFLGEELMRLRQMTMMQAQMAGVALEAERAKEDARQKRLEAFFKPASPSDVKGPAFESLADLF